A window of Rubricoccus marinus contains these coding sequences:
- a CDS encoding glycosyltransferase, whose translation MTEPARIGYYAHHHGRGHVARALAILARVRAAATLFTSAPVPTDALPPNVGVCVLPPDLPRPGGEEPPPGGLHYAPLAHPGVCERMAAIAAWAARGPALMVVDVSVEVAVFARLLSLPVVVVRQHGERTDAPHQAAYEAAVACLAPFPEALESPGTPETVRRATVYAGGLSRFAGRARPQTFCPRTVCLVGGGGSGGPESSPAWTSQDVADAARATPGWTWTWVGGDASTDTPASLRTPGWIDDPFPLLASSEVVVASGGHNATMEAAAAGRPLVVIPEARPFQEQVRKAEALARAGAATALERWPAPEAWADILDRASRRDPAPLRALADPDAPARAAQLLDDLAVRYAV comes from the coding sequence TTGACTGAGCCCGCGCGGATCGGCTACTACGCGCACCACCACGGACGGGGGCACGTCGCGCGTGCGCTCGCCATCCTCGCCCGGGTCCGCGCCGCGGCCACGTTGTTCACCTCGGCGCCGGTTCCTACCGACGCCCTCCCGCCCAACGTCGGGGTTTGCGTGCTCCCCCCTGACCTCCCTCGCCCTGGCGGTGAAGAGCCCCCTCCGGGCGGCCTCCATTACGCGCCTCTGGCGCACCCAGGAGTTTGCGAGCGGATGGCGGCCATCGCGGCGTGGGCCGCCAGAGGCCCCGCGCTGATGGTGGTGGACGTATCGGTTGAGGTGGCCGTTTTCGCTCGGCTGCTGTCCCTGCCCGTCGTCGTGGTGCGGCAGCATGGAGAGCGGACGGACGCGCCGCACCAGGCGGCGTACGAAGCGGCCGTCGCCTGCCTCGCGCCGTTCCCGGAGGCGTTGGAGTCCCCCGGCACGCCAGAGACCGTCCGGCGCGCGACGGTCTACGCCGGCGGTCTCAGCCGCTTTGCGGGGCGCGCGCGTCCTCAGACGTTCTGCCCGCGCACCGTCTGCCTGGTGGGCGGAGGCGGGAGCGGAGGCCCGGAGTCCAGCCCGGCATGGACCTCCCAGGATGTCGCCGACGCGGCGCGCGCCACACCGGGCTGGACATGGACGTGGGTGGGCGGCGACGCCAGCACCGACACCCCCGCATCGCTCCGCACGCCCGGCTGGATTGACGACCCGTTCCCGCTTCTGGCGAGCTCGGAGGTCGTAGTGGCCTCTGGCGGGCACAACGCCACGATGGAGGCGGCGGCGGCCGGGCGTCCGCTCGTCGTGATCCCCGAGGCTCGGCCATTTCAGGAGCAAGTCCGCAAGGCGGAAGCTCTCGCACGGGCAGGCGCCGCGACGGCCCTGGAGCGCTGGCCGGCGCCAGAGGCCTGGGCGGACATCCTAGACCGCGCCTCCCGGCGTGACCCCGCCCCATTGCGTGCGCTGGCCGATCCCGACGCGCCCGCTCGCGCGGCCCAGCTTTTAGACGATCTCGCCGTGCGCTACGCCGTTTGA
- a CDS encoding glycosyltransferase — translation MTGPLRIGLLATARYPICEPFNGGLASHVATLARGLARRGHAVTLFAAEGSDVGPGVPVQSLGPASGLAFSEAAKRDISMLAGPFMQEHHAYLSLLTDLASADSFDIIHNHSFHYLPITMAPAIRAGHVTTFHAPPTPWQESAALCLPPHERPEFLTVSGSNQRAWSASLSGVGVVPNGIDLSDWPLSSTASCEHAVWTGRLVPEKGPHYAIDAARRAGFKVVLAGPASDPDYFEAEIRPRLGVHVEFAGHLTQRELGGLIGECGVALSTPRWEEPFGLTTVEALACGTPVAAFDRGAMRSLLCDRSGRIAAPDCIDSLAAAALEAVGLSREDARARAEQIASVDGMLDGIEAVYHRALGRLD, via the coding sequence ATGACCGGACCTCTTCGCATCGGCCTTCTCGCTACGGCCCGGTACCCGATCTGCGAGCCGTTCAACGGGGGCCTCGCCTCCCACGTCGCCACGCTGGCTCGCGGCCTCGCCCGCCGGGGCCACGCCGTCACGCTTTTCGCCGCCGAGGGATCGGACGTAGGCCCGGGGGTACCGGTCCAGTCGCTCGGCCCCGCCAGCGGCCTCGCGTTCTCGGAAGCCGCCAAGCGCGACATCTCCATGCTTGCGGGCCCGTTTATGCAGGAGCACCACGCGTACCTGTCTCTCCTGACGGACCTCGCCAGCGCGGACAGCTTCGACATCATCCACAACCATAGCTTTCACTACCTCCCCATCACGATGGCGCCGGCCATCCGAGCGGGCCACGTCACGACGTTCCACGCGCCGCCGACGCCGTGGCAGGAAAGCGCAGCGCTCTGCTTGCCTCCTCACGAGCGACCGGAGTTCCTGACCGTCTCGGGCTCCAACCAGCGCGCGTGGTCTGCCTCGCTCTCCGGCGTCGGCGTCGTGCCCAACGGGATCGACCTTTCGGATTGGCCGCTCTCGTCGACGGCCTCTTGCGAGCACGCGGTGTGGACCGGCCGTTTGGTCCCAGAGAAAGGCCCGCACTACGCCATCGACGCCGCGCGGCGGGCGGGATTCAAGGTGGTTCTCGCCGGTCCGGCCTCGGACCCGGACTACTTCGAGGCCGAGATCCGCCCTCGTCTTGGCGTCCACGTCGAGTTTGCAGGCCACCTCACGCAGCGAGAGCTCGGGGGCCTCATCGGCGAGTGCGGGGTGGCGCTGAGCACGCCACGGTGGGAAGAGCCGTTCGGGCTCACGACCGTGGAAGCGCTCGCGTGCGGAACACCCGTTGCGGCGTTCGACCGCGGCGCCATGCGCTCCCTGCTGTGCGACCGCAGCGGCCGGATCGCCGCGCCGGACTGCATCGACTCCCTGGCCGCTGCGGCGCTTGAAGCGGTTGGCCTCTCGCGCGAAGACGCCCGGGCTCGCGCCGAGCAGATCGCTTCGGTGGACGGCATGTTGGACGGCATCGAGGCCGTGTACCACCGCGCACTTGGACGCCTTGACTGA
- a CDS encoding sulfotransferase family 2 domain-containing protein, whose translation MHVHAPPLDPGNWTYDVRPMVRTKTVFVHVPKTAGLAIARAVYGSEGGGHRTVREYEEEFGPELLAEMFTFASVRDPAERVASAYRYLKRGGINPADAREAAETVDGYENLEAFVLDPEGLKASLSHLHFRPQHEFVCASGGDLAVDHLIRYESLHDDYERVRRRVRGRSLFHLNGTHGSSADDAQALSPLARWTIAEAYDADYRLLGYDLPI comes from the coding sequence ATGCACGTGCACGCCCCGCCGTTAGACCCCGGCAACTGGACCTACGACGTCCGCCCGATGGTCAGGACGAAAACTGTTTTCGTCCACGTCCCCAAGACAGCCGGACTGGCCATCGCGCGAGCCGTCTATGGCTCGGAAGGTGGTGGACACCGGACGGTGCGGGAGTACGAGGAGGAGTTTGGCCCAGAGCTCTTGGCGGAGATGTTCACGTTCGCTTCCGTCCGCGATCCTGCCGAACGCGTCGCCTCTGCTTACCGCTATCTCAAACGCGGGGGAATCAACCCGGCCGACGCGCGAGAGGCCGCCGAGACCGTCGATGGGTATGAGAATCTCGAAGCGTTCGTGCTCGATCCCGAGGGGCTGAAAGCGTCGCTTTCGCATCTCCACTTCCGGCCGCAGCATGAGTTCGTGTGCGCCAGCGGCGGAGACCTGGCGGTGGATCATCTGATCCGCTACGAAAGCCTCCACGACGACTACGAGCGGGTTCGGCGCCGCGTCCGAGGCCGCTCGCTGTTCCACCTGAACGGCACGCATGGCTCCTCCGCCGACGACGCCCAGGCGCTTTCGCCTCTGGCGCGCTGGACCATCGCCGAGGCGTACGACGCGGACTACCGCCTCCTTGGATACGACTTGCCGATATGA
- a CDS encoding acyl-CoA dehydrogenase family protein, whose product MPSRSNPKSVTDYLSEVVRPAAQDAADRARLRWDETTGKWSERWDEAKGGVRATIDEASVGLSGYLDEYRGRLRNLFDSRLDLDTLALQRGLPPFAMREIRGSRALADLHALADDPLAAYIPAEYGGRGAHIKEGLAVLEATGYESLPLCLMVGINGGLFLQPVAKYADETFKKEVFRRFLDGKSMGGLMITEPDYGSDALKMKTTATPNGNGGVHIQGTKHWAGLTGWADYWLLTARPTGKNGEPGRDIGFYVADVTQPGQRITVEETFANLGLYMIPYGRNKLDLTVPAVQQLQPTSTGIKMMLDILHRSRLQFPGMAMGFLRRMRDEAQLHAEERFVGGKALADYDQVQARLAKLQADATICGAMCLYTSENAGLEVDSSSMSLAANSFKTTMSDAMHDAAQSYLQLSGANGYRQDHLAGRSVTDSRPFQIFEGSNDILYEQVADAVLKGMRKAKISRLSTYLAEREPLTQKASGAMSDLFDFDVDLTISQRKTVDLGRALAKAVAIGTVVEMGDRGYPTELISQAVDSLRDRIQGHLAHFHSPEAPGLVAGATSSPSWLGFVQS is encoded by the coding sequence ATGCCTTCTCGCTCCAACCCGAAGTCCGTCACCGACTACCTCTCGGAGGTGGTCCGCCCTGCGGCCCAGGACGCCGCCGACCGTGCCCGCTTGCGCTGGGATGAGACGACGGGGAAATGGAGCGAGCGCTGGGACGAAGCCAAAGGCGGCGTCCGCGCCACCATCGATGAGGCCTCTGTGGGGCTGAGCGGCTACCTGGACGAGTACCGCGGCCGCTTGCGCAACCTTTTCGACTCGCGCTTGGACCTCGACACCCTCGCGCTTCAGCGCGGCCTCCCGCCGTTCGCGATGCGCGAGATTCGCGGCTCGCGTGCGCTGGCCGATCTCCACGCGCTCGCGGACGATCCTCTAGCGGCCTACATCCCCGCGGAGTACGGCGGGCGCGGCGCGCACATCAAGGAGGGCTTGGCGGTTCTGGAGGCCACAGGCTACGAGTCCCTCCCGCTCTGCCTGATGGTGGGGATCAACGGCGGCCTGTTCCTGCAGCCCGTCGCGAAGTACGCGGACGAGACGTTCAAAAAGGAGGTCTTCCGCCGCTTTCTGGACGGAAAGAGCATGGGCGGGCTCATGATCACCGAGCCCGACTACGGCTCGGACGCGCTCAAGATGAAGACGACCGCCACGCCCAACGGCAACGGCGGCGTGCACATCCAGGGCACCAAGCACTGGGCCGGCCTCACCGGCTGGGCCGACTACTGGCTCCTCACCGCCCGCCCGACGGGCAAGAACGGCGAGCCCGGCCGCGACATCGGTTTCTACGTGGCCGACGTGACGCAGCCCGGGCAGCGAATCACCGTCGAGGAGACGTTCGCCAACCTCGGGCTCTACATGATCCCGTACGGCCGCAACAAGCTCGACCTCACGGTCCCGGCCGTCCAGCAACTCCAACCCACCTCGACGGGCATCAAGATGATGCTCGATATCCTGCACCGCAGCCGCCTCCAGTTCCCCGGCATGGCCATGGGCTTTCTCCGCCGCATGCGCGACGAAGCCCAGCTCCACGCCGAGGAGCGGTTCGTAGGCGGAAAGGCACTGGCGGACTACGATCAGGTGCAGGCCCGCCTCGCCAAGCTCCAGGCCGACGCGACGATCTGCGGCGCGATGTGCCTCTACACGTCTGAGAACGCGGGGCTCGAAGTGGACTCGTCGTCCATGTCGCTGGCGGCCAACTCGTTCAAGACCACGATGTCGGACGCGATGCACGACGCGGCGCAGTCCTACCTCCAGCTCTCGGGCGCGAACGGGTACCGGCAGGACCACCTCGCCGGCCGCTCCGTCACGGACAGCCGCCCCTTCCAGATCTTCGAGGGCTCCAACGACATCCTGTACGAGCAGGTCGCCGACGCCGTGCTCAAGGGCATGCGCAAGGCCAAGATCTCACGCCTCAGCACCTACCTCGCCGAGCGCGAGCCGCTGACGCAGAAGGCCTCTGGCGCGATGAGCGACCTCTTTGACTTCGACGTGGACCTCACCATCTCGCAGCGCAAGACCGTCGACCTCGGCCGGGCGCTCGCTAAGGCCGTCGCCATCGGGACGGTTGTCGAGATGGGCGACCGCGGCTACCCGACGGAATTGATCTCCCAGGCCGTCGATAGCCTCCGTGATCGCATCCAGGGACACCTCGCGCATTTCCACTCGCCAGAGGCCCCCGGTCTCGTGGCGGGCGCGACCTCGTCGCCGTCGTGGCTCGGTTTCGTGCAGTCGTAA
- a CDS encoding 4'-phosphopantetheinyl transferase family protein, giving the protein MDRLPSLRLLGASGARPDVLSPGERERLEEFVHPDRRIGFVLGRTAARTLIGEALGVAPEAAPLAVAASGAPVVVGAPLYVSIGHAGRGEAIGGAVLAETPVGFDLERILPRHPGLWRRMLAPEEHALLDALGGPTDEAQTLLWSLKEAVLKGCQTGLRAGMRSVTLSEHDASRQRLVARDGGGGLWRLRYERRGDVWVSLALAG; this is encoded by the coding sequence ATGGACCGCCTGCCTTCCCTCCGCCTGCTCGGCGCCTCTGGCGCGAGGCCCGACGTGCTCTCGCCCGGCGAGCGGGAGCGGCTGGAGGAGTTCGTGCACCCCGACCGGCGGATCGGCTTCGTGCTCGGCCGTACGGCGGCGCGCACGTTGATCGGTGAGGCGCTGGGGGTAGCGCCAGAGGCCGCGCCGCTGGCGGTCGCCGCGTCGGGCGCTCCAGTGGTAGTGGGCGCACCGCTGTACGTCTCCATCGGCCACGCGGGACGTGGCGAGGCCATCGGCGGGGCGGTGCTCGCGGAGACGCCGGTCGGGTTCGACCTCGAACGCATTCTGCCGCGTCACCCGGGCCTCTGGCGACGGATGCTGGCGCCGGAGGAGCACGCGCTTTTGGACGCCCTGGGCGGGCCAACGGACGAGGCGCAAACGCTGCTGTGGTCGTTGAAGGAAGCGGTCCTCAAAGGCTGCCAGACGGGGCTGCGCGCGGGGATGCGCTCGGTGACGCTCTCGGAGCACGACGCGTCGCGCCAGCGGCTCGTCGCGCGCGACGGGGGCGGGGGCCTCTGGCGCCTGCGCTACGAGCGGCGCGGAGACGTGTGGGTGTCGCTTGCTCTCGCGGGGTAG
- a CDS encoding methylmalonyl-CoA mutase family protein, which yields MPDSPVRFVTAASLFDGHDAAINIMRRILQAKGAEVIHLGHDRSVVDIVDTAIQEDAQGIAISSYQGGHVEFFKYMVDLLKERGAGHIQVFGGGGGTIVPDEIRELEAHGVAKIYAPEDGMRMGLEGMIEHMIGVADAEGRRRGAGESGLGTGGEDPSGARGETDVAVASGAGVQTVARALTAVEASNVASGDGAAPEARLAVPGPQSPAPVVGITGTGGAGKSTLTDELVRRFLSDFPELKLAVLSVDPTRKRTGGALLGDRIRMNSLYGEHADRVYMRSFATRQAHKATSAALREAVGVCRAAGYDLVIIETAGIGQSDTEVTDLVDVSLYVMTSDFGAPTQLEKIGMLDSADLVALNKFEKRGAEDALRDIRKQVQRNRGAFSVSPEAMPVYPTMAARFDDPGVSRLYLGLLAQMQEHGWTHASNLFDAETLPEVDPAGLSIVPPSRQRYLAEIADTCRDYKTWAEAQAEIAKKWGEASGARAQVEDWAPEDKEQLAERLDQMAAHWWDKLDPRSRAILDNWDALAHQYTQDEYVYTVRGKDIRQPLYRETLSGLKVPRVALPKTEAPGERLRFALLDNLPGFFPFTAGVFPLKREGEDPTRMFAGEGTPERTNRRFHLVSTGLPAKRLSTAFDSVTLYGRDPDPRLDIYGKVGTSGVSICTLDDMKKLYSGFDLAAPTTSVSMTINGPAPTILAMFLNTAVDQQVEAYLKAEGLWRDADAEIQKRLGDDRPQYVPYGPNGLADGLPEGHDGSGLGLLGTSGAQLVEWGVLDADTYARIKAETLTKVRGTVQADILKEDQAQNTCIFSTEFSLKLMGDVQQSFIDWGVRNFYSVSISGYHIAEAGANPISQLAFTLANGFTYVEAYRARGMDVDAFAPNLSFFFSNGMDAEYTVIGRVARRIWSVAMRDLYGASDRSQKLKYHIQTSGRSLHAQEIQFNDIRTTLQALLAIYDNTNSLHTNAYDEAITTPTEESVRRAMAIQLIINRELGLAKNENPLQGAFIVDELTDLVEEAVLREFERISDRGGVLGAMETMYQRGKIQEESMLYEHRKHSGELPVIGVNTFLAPEASGDGDAGVELMRGTDAEKQHQLANLGAFHARNADAAPQALAALQAAARQRQNVFPELMEAVRVCSLGQITSALFEVGGQYRRNM from the coding sequence ATGCCTGACTCTCCCGTCCGCTTCGTCACCGCCGCCAGCCTGTTCGACGGGCACGACGCCGCCATCAACATCATGCGGCGCATCTTGCAGGCCAAGGGCGCCGAGGTGATCCACCTCGGCCACGACCGGTCCGTGGTGGACATCGTCGACACGGCCATCCAAGAGGATGCGCAGGGCATCGCGATCTCGTCGTATCAGGGCGGCCACGTCGAGTTCTTCAAGTACATGGTGGACCTGCTCAAGGAGCGCGGCGCAGGTCACATCCAGGTCTTCGGTGGCGGTGGCGGGACGATCGTTCCCGACGAGATCCGCGAGTTGGAGGCGCACGGTGTGGCGAAGATCTACGCGCCAGAGGACGGCATGCGCATGGGCCTGGAGGGCATGATCGAGCACATGATCGGGGTCGCCGACGCCGAGGGGCGCCGGCGGGGGGCCGGGGAATCGGGACTGGGGACTGGGGGGGAGGACCCCTCTGGCGCCAGAGGCGAGACGGACGTTGCGGTGGCCTCTGGCGCGGGCGTGCAGACCGTCGCGCGCGCGCTGACGGCCGTTGAGGCGAGCAATGTGGCCTCTGGCGATGGTGCGGCGCCAGAGGCGCGGCTTGCAGTCCCCGGTCCCCAGTCCCCAGCCCCCGTGGTCGGCATCACTGGCACGGGCGGCGCGGGCAAGTCCACCCTCACCGACGAACTGGTGCGGCGCTTCCTGAGCGACTTCCCCGAGTTGAAGCTGGCGGTCCTCTCCGTCGACCCGACGCGCAAGCGGACGGGCGGCGCGCTCCTCGGCGACCGCATCCGCATGAACTCGCTCTATGGCGAGCACGCCGACCGCGTGTACATGCGCTCGTTCGCGACGCGCCAGGCGCACAAGGCCACGAGTGCCGCGCTCCGTGAGGCCGTCGGCGTGTGCCGCGCGGCGGGCTACGACCTCGTCATCATCGAGACGGCAGGCATCGGCCAGAGCGATACCGAGGTGACGGACCTGGTCGACGTGAGCCTCTACGTCATGACCAGCGACTTCGGTGCGCCGACGCAGTTGGAAAAGATCGGGATGCTGGATTCGGCCGACTTGGTCGCCCTCAACAAGTTCGAGAAGCGCGGCGCCGAGGACGCCCTGCGCGACATCCGCAAGCAGGTGCAGCGCAACCGCGGCGCCTTCTCCGTCTCGCCAGAGGCCATGCCCGTCTACCCGACGATGGCGGCCCGCTTCGACGACCCCGGCGTCTCGCGCCTCTACCTCGGGCTTCTGGCGCAGATGCAGGAGCACGGCTGGACGCACGCCAGCAACCTGTTCGACGCCGAGACGCTTCCCGAGGTCGATCCCGCGGGGCTCTCCATCGTGCCGCCGTCGCGCCAGCGCTACCTGGCGGAGATCGCGGACACGTGCCGCGACTACAAGACGTGGGCAGAGGCACAGGCCGAGATCGCGAAAAAGTGGGGCGAGGCCTCTGGCGCCCGTGCCCAGGTCGAGGACTGGGCGCCAGAGGACAAAGAGCAGCTGGCCGAGCGCCTGGACCAGATGGCGGCGCACTGGTGGGACAAACTGGACCCACGCTCCCGCGCCATCCTCGACAACTGGGACGCCCTCGCGCACCAGTACACGCAGGACGAGTACGTCTACACCGTCCGCGGCAAGGACATCCGGCAGCCGCTCTACCGCGAGACCCTGAGCGGCCTCAAGGTCCCCCGCGTGGCGCTGCCCAAGACCGAGGCGCCGGGCGAGCGCCTGCGGTTCGCTCTCCTGGATAACCTGCCCGGCTTCTTTCCCTTCACGGCAGGCGTCTTCCCGCTCAAGCGCGAGGGCGAGGACCCGACGCGCATGTTCGCCGGCGAAGGCACGCCCGAGCGGACCAACCGCCGGTTCCACCTCGTCAGCACCGGCCTTCCCGCAAAGCGCCTCTCGACCGCGTTCGACAGCGTCACGCTCTACGGCCGCGACCCCGATCCGCGCCTCGACATCTACGGCAAGGTCGGCACCTCTGGCGTGAGCATCTGCACGCTGGACGACATGAAGAAGCTCTATTCGGGCTTCGACCTCGCCGCGCCGACGACGAGCGTGAGCATGACGATAAACGGCCCCGCGCCGACGATCCTCGCGATGTTTCTCAACACCGCGGTCGACCAGCAGGTGGAGGCGTACCTCAAAGCTGAAGGCCTATGGCGAGATGCTGACGCCGAGATTCAGAAGCGTCTGGGCGACGATCGGCCGCAGTACGTCCCGTACGGCCCCAACGGACTGGCCGACGGTCTGCCCGAAGGCCACGACGGGTCCGGGCTCGGACTCCTGGGCACGTCGGGCGCCCAACTCGTCGAGTGGGGCGTGCTGGACGCCGACACCTACGCGCGCATCAAGGCCGAAACGCTGACGAAGGTGCGCGGGACGGTCCAGGCCGACATCCTCAAAGAGGACCAGGCGCAAAACACCTGCATCTTCTCGACCGAGTTCTCGCTCAAGCTCATGGGCGACGTGCAGCAGTCGTTTATCGACTGGGGCGTGCGCAACTTCTACTCGGTCAGCATCTCGGGCTACCACATCGCCGAGGCGGGCGCCAACCCCATCTCGCAGCTCGCGTTCACGCTCGCCAACGGTTTCACGTACGTCGAGGCCTACCGCGCCAGAGGCATGGACGTGGACGCCTTCGCGCCCAACCTCTCGTTCTTCTTCTCGAACGGGATGGACGCCGAGTACACCGTCATCGGGCGCGTCGCGCGGCGCATCTGGAGCGTCGCCATGCGCGACCTCTACGGCGCGAGCGACCGGTCCCAGAAGCTCAAGTACCACATCCAGACGAGTGGCCGGAGCTTGCACGCGCAGGAGATCCAGTTCAACGACATCCGGACGACGCTCCAGGCGCTGCTCGCGATCTACGACAACACCAACTCGCTCCACACCAACGCCTACGACGAGGCGATCACGACCCCGACCGAGGAGAGCGTGCGCCGCGCGATGGCGATCCAGCTCATCATCAACCGCGAACTCGGCCTCGCCAAAAACGAGAACCCGCTCCAGGGCGCGTTCATCGTGGACGAGCTGACCGATCTGGTCGAAGAGGCCGTGCTCCGCGAGTTCGAGCGCATCTCCGACCGCGGCGGCGTCCTCGGCGCGATGGAGACGATGTACCAGCGCGGCAAAATCCAGGAGGAGTCGATGCTGTACGAGCACCGCAAGCACAGCGGTGAGCTTCCCGTCATCGGCGTCAACACGTTTCTCGCGCCAGAGGCCTCTGGCGACGGCGACGCAGGCGTCGAACTCATGCGCGGGACCGATGCGGAGAAGCAGCACCAGCTCGCCAACCTCGGTGCCTTCCACGCGCGCAACGCCGACGCGGCCCCCCAGGCTCTCGCCGCCCTCCAGGCCGCGGCCCGCCAGAGGCAGAACGTCTTCCCGGAGCTGATGGAGGCCGTCCGCGTCTGCTCGCTGGGGCAGATCACGAGCGCGCTCTTCGAGGTCGGCGGGCAGTACCGGCGCAACATGTAG